From the Vibrio natriegens NBRC 15636 = ATCC 14048 = DSM 759 genome, the window TCAGCGAAGGTCACTTGGATCGATGGCTGCTCGCCAAACCAGGTCGGAATGGCACTCAGCGTTAGAATAATGATTGTCGCAATAAGCACGACATATTTCCAAGCAGAATAGTGGTTTAGTAATTTTCTACTTTTGGCTGGTTTTGGTGTTTTCTTCATATAAACATCATCCCCTCACCCTTAGGTGAAGATTTACTTTGATAGAGTCAAGACACGACAACCTACGCCCAGAAAATAATCCAGGATAAAGAATGCTCAGAACACAGATCTGTTCTGATGAATACCGTCGTCGTGTTGAGATTGCACAGAATGTGCAGAGTGATGGTGTTTAGGCAGAAAACTGACTATTGAGAGCAACATACATCGCGTTGGTTTCTTTCCAACCAGAAAGGCGATAGTCGCTTGTGAAATGATGAAAAATGGACTGGTTTTGACGCCAGTTAATATTGATCAGGCTGTAACTATAGCCAACATCCGCATAGAAAGGCGCATTAAGGTCGCCGACAAAATCGACATCTTCTTCATCAAGCCCTTCTCGGACATGAGAGAGCCAGCGTTGCGAATTAAATATCGCCGACGAATCTGAATTTGCATGACCTTCAGATACCGGCGCGCGCGTGGACTCTTCTGACGCCTCAGAAAAATCATCGTCTGAAATTGGGGATGTGCTTGCTGCAACAAAAGGCTGCAGTTTACTGAAATGCGGTAAGTGAGCTTTCTGATCTGCTTGGGCAGCCGAAACATGCACTGGCAGTAATACCATTGCAAGCAGCAGAAAAAATAGCTTTCTAAGATAAATCAGAGGCATGAAATCTCACTAAAACAAAACACGGCCGAGTTTACTAACCCGGCCCGATGATAGTATGCCTATTGATCAAGCTGAACAACTAAAAAGATCTAAATCTCTGATTCCATCTTTGCCATTACGTAAACGCCTTGCATCTAACGATAGAATATTTCGCCACTATTGACGTCCAGATAGATTTTGTTTTCCTGCTCTAAACCACCACAGTATATGAAGTACACATTTCGCTGCTTGTAAGTCACAGAACGAACCCACCCGCCAAGTTCTGTGAAATCTTCTGGCTTACACGTATTGTCGTCCAACAGCAGTTGTGTCTTGTTGCGAAATATTTCTAGATTGTCTTTTAAATCGTCTGACTTTTGTAAATACCCATCGAGTATCTCTAAGCGCTCTTGCTCTTTAATCACTGGTTCAGCATCCGACAGCCCTTTTGCATCTAACCATTCCGCCGTTTCTTCGCCGCCGTCCTCATAAACGAGATAATCGGAGATGCGATACCAACCGTTAGACTTTTCCAAAACGACGACCTTTTCCCCTTTGTAGATCGTATCAACAACTAACGCGTTATGGTCTGGTTTGTTGTACGCGCTAACCTGACGTTCAATCACGTAATACTCGGTCGTTTCAGGCGGTACAGATTCCAAATCCATGACAGGTTTTGACGCTTCTTCTTTTACTTGAGCTTCAGGAGAAGAGGCTTCTGTTGTCGGTTCTGGCTGATCCTTTTGCATAAAGAAGAAATAGTAACCAAAACCAGCGCCTCCAAGCAGTAAGACAGCTATCATAACGATAAGCGCTTTCTTCATATCTTTTCCCTTCTATTTTGGGCAAATATCCCAAAAGATACTTGATTATACTTCGCCAGCAATAAACTATAGTTAAAAGAGTCGCTTAACTAACGTGAATAATAATGATAAACAAGCTTAAATGGATACTTTTGCTTTTCGTCTTCCCATCGGTATGCTATTCAAATGTGCCATGCACCCCGTCTTCATGGAATGATAATCTGAATGAATTCAACAGGCTAGAGTCTAAGTACAATCAGCATGTCAAAGTCTTCAACGCACTTCTGATTGAACATAAACAACGACCACTCTTATCCAAGGAGTTTTCTCCCAACGAGCTAGTGATGCTTTGGCGCGTAAAGTCTCGTCGAGATATGCTCCAGACTCAGCTGGACGCATCTATACAATACCGTAAAGAATTAACTCAAAAAGCCAGTGAAATAACCAAACTCAGTACACAATCTCAGTGGTCCGCCAACGGTTGGGAGAAACTGGCTCAAAGTTGTAAGTTATCAGAAAAGATGTCAAACCAGATTACCGCAGAGTGGTATCAGACGAATGCGAATCAACTTGCTGAAGACTATACTAAATTATCCTCACTTTATCTTGGTTTAGCCTCAGTCTACGAGAGAGAAGCAAGCGCTTTAACATCTGCGAAACATCAAAGAAACATAAATTCGGCCACACCATAATCTGTCGCACCAATTTGAATCATTTGCATTCAATCTGGATAATTTTAAGAGACATAGGTCACAATAATACTTTACTTGTGGCTAATAATTGGTTACTTTAGCCGTTAATAAAGTTTAACAAATAGTCACAACTGGCTGGGATGATGCTACAAAAATGGTTATCAATCGACTAAGTAACAGGCAAGACCCTAATACTACTAAAGCCAAGTTTTTGTCAGTAGTTAGGCACGTAAAACAATTCGGTTCAATCAGTGATCTGGACCTTTGTAAAATCTTCGGAGAAACAATTTGGAGCGATGGGAGGGAATACCATTCAGCTGCTTTCTCATTTAAAGTAGATAGACGGACCGGCAATTGTGAAATATCACAATACAAAAATAGCCAATAAATCGTAAAGAATTCGAAAGCGAAGTCAGTAAACGGACTTCGCTTTTTTGATCAAGCATAAACCGGAAGGCTCCCATTCCCCTTTACTTCTCGTATTGCTAAATGGGTATGAATGTCTTTGACGTTCTCTAGCCTCTGTA encodes:
- a CDS encoding SH3 domain-containing protein codes for the protein MKKALIVMIAVLLLGGAGFGYYFFFMQKDQPEPTTEASSPEAQVKEEASKPVMDLESVPPETTEYYVIERQVSAYNKPDHNALVVDTIYKGEKVVVLEKSNGWYRISDYLVYEDGGEETAEWLDAKGLSDAEPVIKEQERLEILDGYLQKSDDLKDNLEIFRNKTQLLLDDNTCKPEDFTELGGWVRSVTYKQRNVYFIYCGGLEQENKIYLDVNSGEIFYR